A window of Streptomyces sp. SAI-127 contains these coding sequences:
- a CDS encoding DEAD/DEAH box helicase produces MSVQRFPAASPSEISELALCCAVFVPGDPARTGSVAFWRPDGAPPPAVVAGTIEDLALVVPGNRGVDLVSLPAVLLPVRAALPVLTRARASTHGHRATLFWGAAAVLALQCAARGLLLPGLSPADHDAWRMGPLGAADIERVRRLAAAMPPEAHAVPLSAVEPLRLPDPERLVRAFLDAVADTLPRSPAAPLVTGGPAYAAQAPQHLPEQRAWAADVAAGHDAGVRVSLRIEAHGLATGEAPSFRAVLQVHSVSDPTTVADAADVWAGSTAFGPHTQLDCLLALRRAARAWPPLNPLLSATVPDAVELADEEITDLLGAGARSLADLGVEVHWPKELARNLTTRAMVGPPEGSDRIGSGTPSFLSADALLAFDWWFALGDQQLTREELDRLAEANRPVVRLRDQWVLVDPHEVRRARARQDRKVTPVDALSAALTGSAEVDGRRVEVQPTGWLAALRDRLADPEAQEPVPQPAALAAPLRDYQRRGLNWLARMTSSGLGCCLADDMGLGKTITLIALHLHRQTDTATAGPTLVVCPTSLMGNWQREIEKFAPGTPVRRFHGPRRELDGLADGEFVLTTYGTMRLDAPRLAETAWGMVVADEAQHVKNPYSATARELRSIGARARVALTGTPVENNLSELWAILDWTTPGLLGRLGAFRSRYAQAIESGQDPAAAERLARLVSPFLLRRRKSDPGIAPELPPKTETDRAVSLTQEQTGLYEAVVRETLAEISGADSMARRGLIVKLLTGLKQICNHPAQFLKEDQPRIAGRSGKLELLDELLDTIVAEGASVLVFTQYVRMARLIEQHLAARGLPSQFLHGGTPVPRREAMVRRFQEGEVPVFLLSLKAAGTGLNLTRAEHVVHYDRWWNPAVEAQATDRAYRIGQTRPVQVHRLIAEGTVEDRIADMLHRKRELADAVLGSGEAALTELTDAELADLVELRGGAL; encoded by the coding sequence ATCTCTGTCCAGAGGTTCCCCGCGGCATCACCGTCCGAGATCTCCGAACTGGCTTTGTGCTGTGCCGTGTTCGTGCCCGGCGACCCGGCCCGCACGGGCAGTGTGGCCTTCTGGCGGCCCGACGGTGCTCCTCCTCCCGCTGTCGTGGCAGGGACGATCGAGGATCTGGCGCTCGTGGTGCCGGGGAACCGCGGTGTGGATCTGGTGAGCCTGCCCGCGGTGCTGCTGCCGGTCCGCGCCGCCCTGCCGGTCCTCACGCGTGCGCGTGCCTCCACGCACGGGCACCGGGCGACCCTCTTCTGGGGCGCCGCCGCCGTGCTGGCCCTGCAGTGCGCGGCCCGCGGGCTGCTGCTGCCCGGACTGTCCCCCGCCGACCACGACGCCTGGCGCATGGGTCCCCTGGGGGCGGCCGACATCGAGCGGGTCCGCCGGCTCGCCGCGGCGATGCCGCCCGAGGCACACGCCGTACCCCTGAGCGCCGTCGAGCCGCTCCGGCTGCCCGACCCCGAACGGCTGGTGCGCGCCTTCCTGGACGCGGTCGCCGACACCCTGCCCCGCTCCCCGGCGGCGCCCCTCGTGACGGGCGGACCCGCCTACGCCGCCCAGGCACCGCAGCACCTGCCCGAGCAGCGCGCGTGGGCGGCGGATGTCGCCGCGGGCCACGACGCGGGCGTACGCGTCTCGTTGCGCATCGAGGCGCACGGCCTGGCCACTGGTGAGGCGCCCTCCTTCCGGGCCGTTCTCCAGGTGCACAGCGTGAGCGATCCGACGACCGTCGCGGACGCCGCCGACGTGTGGGCCGGGTCCACGGCCTTCGGCCCTCACACGCAGCTGGACTGCCTGCTCGCGCTCCGCAGGGCCGCACGCGCGTGGCCCCCGCTCAACCCGCTGCTCTCGGCCACCGTCCCGGACGCGGTCGAACTCGCCGACGAGGAGATCACCGATCTGCTCGGAGCGGGCGCGCGCAGTCTCGCCGACCTGGGGGTCGAGGTGCACTGGCCGAAGGAGCTGGCCAGGAACCTCACCACGCGCGCGATGGTCGGTCCGCCGGAAGGCAGCGACCGGATCGGGTCCGGCACTCCGTCGTTCCTGTCCGCCGACGCGCTGCTCGCGTTCGACTGGTGGTTCGCGCTGGGCGACCAGCAGCTCACGCGCGAGGAACTGGACCGGCTCGCCGAGGCCAACCGGCCTGTGGTGCGGCTGCGTGACCAGTGGGTGCTGGTCGACCCGCACGAGGTACGCCGGGCCCGTGCCCGGCAGGACCGCAAGGTGACGCCCGTGGACGCCCTGAGCGCCGCTCTGACGGGCTCGGCCGAGGTCGACGGCCGCAGGGTCGAGGTGCAGCCCACCGGGTGGCTGGCGGCGCTGCGGGACCGGCTGGCGGACCCGGAGGCCCAGGAGCCGGTCCCGCAACCCGCCGCGCTCGCCGCACCCCTGCGTGACTACCAGCGCCGGGGCCTGAACTGGCTGGCCCGTATGACGTCCTCGGGGCTCGGCTGCTGTCTCGCCGACGACATGGGACTCGGCAAGACGATCACCCTGATCGCGCTGCATCTGCACCGGCAGACCGACACGGCCACCGCGGGCCCCACCCTCGTGGTGTGCCCGACGTCCCTGATGGGCAACTGGCAGCGCGAGATCGAGAAGTTCGCACCGGGTACGCCCGTGCGCCGCTTCCACGGTCCGCGGCGCGAGCTCGACGGCCTGGCCGACGGGGAGTTCGTGCTCACCACGTACGGCACGATGCGCCTGGACGCGCCCCGGCTCGCCGAAACCGCTTGGGGGATGGTCGTGGCGGACGAGGCGCAGCACGTGAAGAACCCGTATTCGGCGACCGCCCGGGAACTGCGCTCGATCGGGGCACGCGCACGCGTGGCGCTCACCGGAACCCCGGTGGAGAACAATCTGTCGGAGCTGTGGGCGATCCTCGACTGGACGACTCCCGGTCTGCTGGGCCGCCTCGGCGCCTTCCGCAGCCGGTACGCGCAGGCCATCGAGAGCGGTCAGGACCCGGCCGCCGCGGAACGTCTCGCCCGGCTGGTGAGCCCCTTCCTGCTGCGGCGCCGCAAGTCGGATCCTGGAATCGCCCCGGAGCTGCCACCGAAGACCGAGACCGACCGTGCCGTGTCACTCACCCAGGAACAGACCGGCCTGTACGAAGCAGTGGTGCGCGAGACCCTGGCCGAGATCTCCGGGGCGGACAGCATGGCGCGGCGCGGTCTGATCGTGAAGCTGCTGACCGGGCTGAAGCAGATCTGCAACCACCCGGCGCAGTTCCTCAAGGAGGATCAGCCGAGGATCGCCGGCCGTTCCGGCAAGCTGGAACTGCTGGACGAGCTCCTCGACACCATCGTCGCCGAAGGAGCGAGCGTCCTGGTGTTCACGCAGTACGTGCGCATGGCCCGACTCATCGAGCAGCACCTCGCGGCGCGTGGCCTGCCGTCGCAGTTCCTGCACGGCGGGACACCGGTCCCCCGGCGGGAAGCGATGGTGCGGCGGTTCCAGGAGGGTGAAGTGCCCGTGTTCCTGCTGTCGTTGAAGGCGGCCGGCACCGGTCTGAACCTCACCCGGGCCGAGCACGTCGTGCACTACGACCGCTGGTGGAACCCGGCCGTCGAGGCGCAGGCCACCGACCGCGCGTACCGCATCGGCCAGACGCGGCCCGTGCAGGTGCACCGGCTGATCGCCGAGGGGACCGTCGAGGACCGCATCGCCGACATGCTGCACCGCAAGCGGGAGTTGGCCGACGCGGTACTCGGTTCCGGCGAGGCGGCACTGACCGAGCTGACGGACGCGGAGCTGGCCGATCTGGTCGAGCTGCGAGGGGGTGCACTGTGA
- a CDS encoding acyl-CoA desaturase codes for MPQSTATVAPRPRGTSGSPPGGSEFAPLLRAVKGQGLLDRRHGWYARAIAVNALALAGLVTAVALSGDSWRTLLLAPLLAVFSARTAFIGHDAGHAQITGDKAAGRTIGLVHGNLLLGMSYSWWNHKHHRHHANPNHIDKDPDVAADVLVFTGEQAKGRTGFRRWLTRHQAWLFFPLTLLEGVALKVQGFRDLRRQAPGERAVEGALLVGHLAAYATLLLTTMSPGRALAFAAIHQALFGLHLGMAFAPNHKGMEMPDPDGESWGHLRRQVLTSRNIRGGTLTDWFLGGLNYQIEHHLFPSMPRPHLRLAQPLVRAHCRDLGIPYTETGLVDSYRQALGHMHEVGEPLRADR; via the coding sequence ATGCCGCAGAGCACCGCAACCGTCGCACCCCGCCCGCGCGGTACGTCCGGCTCCCCGCCCGGCGGAAGCGAGTTCGCACCCCTCCTGCGCGCGGTGAAGGGCCAGGGCCTCCTGGACCGCCGCCACGGCTGGTACGCCCGGGCCATCGCCGTCAACGCACTCGCCCTCGCCGGTCTCGTCACCGCCGTCGCCCTGTCCGGCGACTCCTGGCGGACCCTGTTGCTGGCCCCACTCCTCGCCGTGTTCTCCGCCCGCACCGCCTTCATAGGCCACGACGCGGGCCACGCGCAGATCACCGGCGACAAGGCGGCCGGCCGCACCATCGGCCTTGTCCACGGCAACCTGCTGCTCGGGATGAGCTACTCCTGGTGGAACCACAAACACCATCGCCACCACGCCAACCCCAACCACATCGACAAGGACCCCGACGTCGCCGCGGACGTCCTCGTCTTCACCGGCGAGCAGGCCAAGGGACGTACGGGCTTCAGGCGCTGGCTCACCCGCCATCAGGCATGGCTGTTCTTCCCGCTCACTCTCCTCGAAGGCGTCGCCCTGAAGGTCCAGGGCTTCAGGGACCTGCGCCGACAGGCGCCGGGGGAGCGTGCCGTGGAGGGCGCCCTCCTGGTGGGCCATCTCGCCGCCTACGCCACCCTGCTGCTGACGACCATGTCCCCCGGCAGGGCGCTGGCCTTCGCCGCGATCCACCAGGCGCTGTTCGGCCTGCACCTCGGGATGGCCTTCGCCCCCAACCACAAGGGCATGGAGATGCCGGACCCGGACGGCGAGTCCTGGGGCCACCTGCGCCGTCAGGTGCTCACCTCCCGCAACATCCGCGGCGGCACCCTCACCGACTGGTTCCTCGGCGGCCTCAACTACCAGATCGAGCACCACCTCTTCCCCAGCATGCCCCGGCCCCATCTGCGCCTCGCACAGCCACTGGTGCGCGCCCACTGCCGGGATCTGGGTATCCCCTATACGGAGACCGGACTCGTCGACTCCTACCGACAGGCCCTTGGCCACATGCACGAGGTGGGCGAGCCACTGCGGGCGGACCGCTAG
- a CDS encoding monooxygenase, whose amino-acid sequence MGGSLAGLLAAHVLAGHADRVTVVERDRLPDGPQPRPGVPQGRHPHVLLQGGQVAMESLLPGFLTELREAGAPRVGMPSDMVMWQTGRWFRRLPATTHIYTGSRAQLEDLVRRRVLANPVISVLAGTDVVGFLGDASRVRGVLVRDRSGDARAESRPREADLVVDASGSGTKGPQWLAAIGAEGPQEETIDTGLAYASRVYRGTNGALDGETRGYYAYPDPEQVHAGGALPLEDGSHLVIVSGLRGDEPPTDDDEFVTYAKRLPHPLLHRWLDEAEPLSPAFGFRRTANIRRRYDLPGHPAGFLATGDALCTFNPIYGQGMAVAAMSAVALRDALADRRRTPTTRRVQQALLAASRLAWDISAGADRKMPGAVGTAIDGGPADQVAGWYLRRVQERAPGDPVVGRAFRAVLTLSAPVTALFAPPVARAVLFRPPSPTPTEPPAAPEEPGSRA is encoded by the coding sequence GTGGGCGGAAGCCTCGCTGGGCTTCTCGCGGCGCACGTCCTGGCCGGGCACGCCGACCGGGTGACCGTCGTCGAGCGCGACCGGTTGCCGGACGGCCCCCAGCCGCGGCCCGGTGTGCCGCAGGGCCGGCATCCGCACGTCCTGCTGCAGGGCGGGCAGGTGGCCATGGAGTCGCTGCTGCCGGGATTCCTGACGGAGCTGCGGGAGGCGGGGGCGCCTCGGGTGGGCATGCCGTCGGACATGGTGATGTGGCAGACCGGCCGCTGGTTCCGCCGGCTGCCCGCGACGACACACATCTACACCGGTTCCCGCGCGCAGCTGGAGGACCTGGTGCGGCGGCGGGTTCTCGCCAACCCGGTGATCAGCGTGTTGGCGGGGACCGACGTCGTCGGGTTCCTCGGTGACGCCTCGCGCGTGCGGGGTGTGCTGGTGCGGGACCGCTCCGGCGACGCCCGTGCGGAGTCCCGGCCCCGGGAGGCCGATCTGGTCGTCGACGCCTCCGGCAGCGGCACGAAGGGTCCGCAGTGGCTTGCGGCGATCGGCGCCGAGGGCCCGCAGGAGGAGACCATCGACACGGGACTCGCCTACGCCTCCCGCGTCTACCGCGGCACGAACGGCGCCCTCGACGGTGAGACCCGCGGTTACTACGCCTATCCCGACCCCGAGCAGGTGCACGCCGGCGGTGCACTGCCACTGGAGGACGGCAGCCACCTGGTGATCGTCTCGGGCCTGCGCGGTGACGAACCGCCCACCGACGACGACGAGTTCGTGACGTACGCCAAGAGGTTGCCGCATCCGCTCCTGCATCGGTGGCTGGACGAGGCCGAACCGCTTTCCCCGGCCTTCGGCTTCCGACGGACCGCGAACATCCGCCGCCGCTACGACCTTCCCGGCCATCCGGCGGGGTTCCTCGCCACCGGCGACGCCCTGTGCACCTTCAACCCGATCTACGGGCAGGGCATGGCCGTTGCCGCGATGAGCGCGGTCGCCCTGCGTGACGCGCTGGCCGACCGGCGCCGGACGCCCACGACACGGCGTGTGCAGCAGGCGCTCCTCGCGGCGTCCCGGCTGGCGTGGGACATCTCCGCCGGGGCGGACCGCAAGATGCCGGGCGCGGTCGGCACGGCGATCGACGGTGGGCCCGCGGACCAGGTCGCCGGCTGGTACCTGAGGCGCGTCCAGGAACGGGCCCCGGGCGACCCTGTCGTGGGGCGGGCCTTCCGTGCCGTGCTGACCCTCTCCGCGCCCGTCACCGCCCTGTTCGCTCCGCCCGTCGCCCGGGCCGTCCTCTTCCGGCCACCCTCGCCGACGCCCACCGAGCCGCCCGCGGCACCGGAGGAGCCCGGGTCCCGGGCGTAG
- a CDS encoding PadR family transcriptional regulator, translated as MLELAILGFLYDTPLHGYELRKRITALAGHVRPVAESTLYPAIKRLEKAGLLARATEPGAVAAPRHVLTLTDEGRQELRRRLAEPAARDITDENRWFTVLAFLRHLDDAGAQAAVLRRRLAFLEEPASFFYEGDRPLSAEELDDPFRRGVLTIARATSRAELSWLRETIASLDGASS; from the coding sequence ATGCTGGAGCTCGCCATCCTCGGATTCCTCTACGACACCCCGCTGCACGGTTATGAGCTGCGCAAACGCATCACAGCGCTGGCCGGTCACGTGCGGCCCGTGGCCGAGAGCACGCTGTATCCGGCGATCAAGCGTCTGGAGAAGGCTGGGCTGCTGGCGCGCGCGACGGAACCCGGTGCCGTGGCCGCGCCTCGCCATGTCCTGACGCTCACCGATGAAGGCCGTCAGGAGTTGCGCCGCCGGCTCGCCGAACCGGCCGCGCGCGACATCACCGACGAGAACCGGTGGTTCACGGTCCTCGCCTTCCTACGGCACCTGGACGACGCGGGCGCGCAGGCGGCCGTGCTGCGGCGCCGACTCGCCTTCCTGGAGGAGCCGGCGAGCTTCTTCTACGAGGGCGACCGGCCGCTGAGCGCCGAGGAGTTGGACGATCCCTTCCGGCGCGGTGTGCTGACCATCGCGCGCGCCACCTCCCGGGCCGAGCTCAGCTGGCTGCGGGAGACGATCGCGTCACTCGACGGGGCCTCTTCGTAG
- a CDS encoding alpha/beta hydrolase, with the protein MKHAEFDGKGSCIRWTETPGEEPARVYVHGLGSISTVYHAHIAARPELAGRRSLFVDLPGHGISDRPEDFGYTLEDHADALAAALDAADLTGVELIAHSMGGSVALVLAHRRPELVSRLVLTEANLDASPPATAGSTWIDAYEEDDFVAGAHARVLEKAGPLWAATMRLADPRALHRSATGLRRGSAPMMRAILEGLSIDRVYLQGEVSGELEGRKTLEATGVRVVTVPGAGHNVMLDNPDAFAAAVAGTE; encoded by the coding sequence ATGAAGCATGCCGAGTTCGACGGCAAGGGAAGCTGCATCCGCTGGACCGAGACGCCCGGCGAGGAGCCGGCACGCGTGTACGTGCACGGGCTGGGATCGATCTCGACCGTCTATCACGCGCACATCGCGGCCCGGCCCGAACTCGCGGGTCGGCGCAGCCTGTTCGTCGATCTGCCCGGGCACGGGATCAGCGACCGCCCCGAGGACTTCGGATACACGCTGGAAGACCACGCGGACGCCCTGGCCGCCGCTCTGGACGCCGCGGATCTGACCGGCGTCGAACTCATCGCGCACAGCATGGGCGGGTCCGTCGCGCTCGTGCTCGCCCACCGCAGGCCCGAACTCGTCTCCCGGCTGGTCCTCACCGAGGCCAACCTCGACGCCTCGCCTCCGGCCACGGCGGGCAGCACCTGGATCGACGCCTATGAGGAGGACGACTTCGTCGCCGGCGCCCACGCGCGCGTGCTCGAGAAGGCCGGCCCTCTGTGGGCGGCGACCATGCGACTGGCCGACCCGCGCGCCCTGCACCGCAGCGCGACCGGGCTCAGGCGCGGATCGGCGCCCATGATGCGCGCGATCCTCGAAGGGCTGTCCATCGACCGCGTGTATCTCCAGGGCGAGGTCAGCGGTGAACTGGAGGGGCGAAAGACACTGGAGGCGACAGGAGTGCGAGTGGTGACCGTCCCCGGCGCGGGGCACAACGTCATGCTCGACAACCCCGACGCCTTCGCGGCGGCGGTCGCCGGGACGGAGTGA
- a CDS encoding class I SAM-dependent methyltransferase encodes MSDDHTHVQEFFSARAADWDSRFPDDGPAYAAAVAELGLRVGDRVLDAGCGTGRALPPLRAAVGPSGVVVGADLTPAMLEAAVRAGRDRDGRLLLADVAALPLRSRSLDAVFGAGLISHLPRPAENLRELARVVRPGGVLALFHPIGRAALAARQGRRITPQDLRAESNLRPLLAGSGWRMTSYADEDARFLALAVRED; translated from the coding sequence ATGAGCGACGACCACACACATGTCCAGGAGTTCTTCTCGGCCCGTGCCGCCGACTGGGACAGCCGGTTCCCGGATGACGGTCCGGCCTACGCCGCCGCGGTCGCGGAGCTCGGGCTGCGCGTGGGCGACCGCGTGCTCGACGCGGGCTGCGGCACCGGACGAGCCCTGCCGCCCCTGCGTGCGGCCGTGGGGCCCTCGGGAGTGGTCGTGGGGGCCGATCTGACCCCGGCCATGCTGGAGGCCGCCGTACGGGCCGGGCGGGATCGGGACGGGCGGCTCCTGCTCGCCGACGTGGCCGCGCTGCCGCTCCGCTCCCGGTCGCTCGACGCCGTCTTCGGAGCGGGCCTGATCTCCCATCTGCCCCGACCGGCCGAGAATCTGCGCGAGTTGGCCCGGGTGGTACGGCCGGGCGGCGTCCTGGCGCTGTTCCACCCGATCGGCAGGGCGGCGCTCGCCGCACGCCAGGGGCGCCGGATCACCCCGCAGGACCTGCGCGCGGAGTCCAACCTCCGTCCCCTGCTGGCCGGTTCGGGGTGGCGGATGACGTCGTACGCCGACGAGGACGCCCGCTTCCTGGCCCTGGCCGTCCGCGAGGACTGA
- a CDS encoding MHYT domain-containing protein, which yields MGHLDHAALGWLTPTLSYVMACIGAALGLRCTVRALGATGRSRRNWLITAASAIGTGIWTMHFVAMLGFSVSGTDIRYDVPLTIASLLVAMVVVSAGVFAVGYGRDRVRSLFLGGLTTGLGVASMHYLGMAAVRLHGGVDYDPVLVGLSVLIAVVAATAALWAALNIKSPVAVTIASLIMGAAVSSMHYTGMFAVSVRVSPSGAVLPGATAMQFIFPLAVGLGSYLFLTSAFVALSPTTGEREATASAQRAVESIPS from the coding sequence ATGGGACACCTGGACCACGCTGCCCTGGGCTGGCTGACGCCCACGCTCTCGTACGTCATGGCCTGTATCGGCGCCGCGCTCGGCCTGCGCTGTACCGTCCGCGCGCTCGGCGCCACCGGGCGTTCGCGCCGCAACTGGCTCATCACCGCGGCCTCGGCCATCGGCACCGGCATCTGGACCATGCACTTCGTGGCCATGCTCGGCTTCAGCGTCAGCGGTACCGACATCCGCTACGACGTACCCCTGACCATCGCGAGCCTCCTGGTCGCGATGGTCGTCGTCTCTGCGGGGGTCTTCGCGGTCGGCTACGGCCGTGACCGGGTCCGCTCGCTCTTCCTGGGCGGGCTCACCACCGGCCTGGGCGTGGCGAGCATGCACTACCTGGGCATGGCGGCCGTACGGTTGCACGGCGGCGTCGACTACGACCCGGTGCTGGTCGGACTCTCCGTCCTCATCGCCGTCGTCGCGGCGACGGCGGCCCTGTGGGCGGCGCTCAACATCAAGTCGCCCGTCGCCGTCACCATCGCCTCCCTCATCATGGGCGCCGCGGTCAGCAGCATGCACTACACCGGGATGTTCGCGGTGAGTGTGCGGGTCTCCCCCTCCGGCGCCGTCCTGCCCGGGGCCACGGCGATGCAGTTCATCTTCCCGCTCGCCGTCGGCCTCGGCTCCTACCTGTTCCTGACCTCGGCCTTCGTCGCCCTGTCGCCCACGACAGGAGAGCGCGAGGCAACCGCCTCGGCTCAGCGCGCGGTCGAGAGCATCCCCTCCTAG